In Leptospiraceae bacterium, a genomic segment contains:
- a CDS encoding AAA family ATPase, with translation MRAKISIENFRAFGEKVEIDFSNYPVYALVGKNASGKSTILDAVNKAVYRRQVQNEEKKEPNKPAVLSIETSANKCYKIRSTKGIYEPLPIEQQAQGKDIDFVELLRNYPDQSLENVCKSVSDILGKRVVVIKGDSFKGNSFEVELNGRRLNPQRLSAGTQAIFAIEAILNYPRIGNQDQVIFVIEEPEVFLHLNLLREYMNKLINFFEENKDRFKLLFSTHSAIPLSMLKPSQIVRVVESKVYTHAEDFAGWYMMTDQNKAELFFADRAILVEGFSYKLVYSSLLRSTGTRPERHNVLLLHIDGVYNREKITDICESFGIKTLFVGDKDQEIHKQRGGKNLELSFEVLLQYGELEDAIPLVDWAKALEEDFLDFLFFNLNLIKPEGGQDYERACKALGKNKINYAIKLAQLYGSEPVDSQHPFYQLTLSMKSFVERGEFTQVNFPRKPTLEEELKDYRFFFVQKDLRGDLRKEDLCNPEEKTVGA, from the coding sequence ATGAGGGCAAAAATATCGATAGAAAACTTCAGAGCATTCGGCGAGAAGGTGGAGATAGACTTCTCAAACTATCCTGTCTATGCCCTTGTTGGCAAGAATGCCTCTGGCAAGTCCACCATCTTGGATGCGGTAAACAAGGCAGTTTATAGAAGACAAGTGCAAAATGAAGAGAAAAAAGAGCCGAATAAGCCTGCGGTCTTAAGCATAGAAACATCCGCAAATAAGTGCTACAAAATAAGAAGTACTAAAGGCATTTACGAACCTCTACCGATCGAACAACAAGCACAGGGCAAAGACATAGACTTCGTAGAGCTCTTGAGAAACTACCCTGACCAGTCTTTGGAAAATGTCTGTAAAAGCGTCTCCGATATACTGGGCAAGAGGGTAGTGGTGATAAAAGGGGACTCCTTTAAAGGGAACTCCTTTGAGGTAGAGCTGAACGGCAGGCGGTTAAATCCTCAGCGGCTCAGCGCTGGCACGCAAGCCATCTTCGCAATAGAAGCTATACTCAACTACCCGCGCATAGGTAATCAGGACCAGGTCATATTCGTCATAGAAGAGCCTGAGGTCTTCCTGCACCTCAACCTGCTCAGGGAGTACATGAACAAGCTCATCAACTTTTTTGAAGAGAACAAAGACCGGTTTAAGCTCCTCTTTAGCACTCATTCCGCCATTCCCCTTTCTATGCTAAAGCCTTCCCAGATTGTCAGAGTCGTAGAGAGCAAGGTCTACACCCACGCCGAGGACTTTGCGGGCTGGTACATGATGACAGACCAGAACAAGGCGGAGCTCTTTTTCGCGGACAGAGCGATTTTGGTAGAGGGCTTTAGCTATAAGCTGGTCTACTCTTCTCTTCTGCGCTCTACGGGCACACGACCCGAAAGGCACAACGTGCTTCTTCTTCACATAGACGGCGTCTATAACCGCGAAAAGATAACCGATATCTGCGAAAGCTTTGGGATAAAGACCTTATTCGTAGGGGATAAGGACCAAGAGATTCACAAACAGAGAGGAGGCAAAAATCTAGAGCTCTCCTTTGAGGTTCTTCTTCAATACGGCGAGCTTGAAGACGCCATACCTCTCGTGGATTGGGCAAAAGCGTTGGAAGAGGACTTTTTAGACTTCCTCTTTTTCAATCTTAATCTTATAAAGCCTGAGGGAGGTCAAGACTACGAGCGGGCTTGTAAGGCTTTAGGAAAGAACAAGATTAACTACGCAATAAAACTAGCTCAGCTCTACGGTTCAGAGCCGGTAGACAGCCAGCACCCTTTTTACCAGCTTACGCTCTCTATGAAGAGCTTCGTAGAGAGAGGCGAATTTACGCAGGTAAACTTCCCTCGAAAACCTACGCTGGAGGAGGAGCTAAAAGACTATCGGTTCTTCTTCGTGCAGAAGGACCTGCGGGGAGACCTGCGGAAGGAAGACCTGTGTAATCCAGAAGAGAAAACGGTAGGTGC
- a CDS encoding MBL fold metallo-hydrolase: MRKLVVLILLFEFCMVNSNPKEHQAKKMEIKRLKIYHQEHHTQNGFRNPYPSIERDPVKSFFWVFSKILSGDEKEKIFPADFVKLSKEEIQQEMDSYRFYWIGHSTVLIVSPKYYFITDPHFSERASPVSFAGPKRQRPPAISLEDIPKIDFVLISHNHYDHLDEKTVREIDKKFKPLFFVPLRVGNHLNEWGISNYVELDWWEYVELDGIQVFCTPARHFSARSLFDRNETLWAGWYVKDRDHDFDFYFAGDTGYERFFREIREEIGKPKVALIPIGAFEPRWFMQEVHLDPQEAFRAFLDLDAEILFPIHWGTFYLAEEPMNLPPKLLKETYENWRQAQPNPAKEVAFLKIGEKIKVSFEKRYAHTSN; this comes from the coding sequence ATGAGGAAATTAGTAGTTCTTATATTGTTGTTCGAATTTTGTATGGTCAATAGCAATCCCAAAGAGCATCAAGCGAAAAAGATGGAAATCAAGAGATTGAAGATTTATCATCAGGAACACCACACTCAAAATGGCTTTCGTAATCCCTATCCTTCGATTGAAAGAGATCCTGTAAAAAGCTTTTTTTGGGTTTTTAGTAAAATCCTATCAGGCGATGAAAAAGAAAAAATCTTTCCTGCTGATTTCGTGAAACTCTCAAAAGAAGAAATCCAACAAGAGATGGATTCCTATCGTTTTTACTGGATTGGGCATTCGACAGTGTTGATTGTGTCTCCGAAGTACTATTTTATCACTGATCCTCATTTTAGTGAGAGGGCAAGTCCTGTTTCGTTTGCTGGTCCGAAGAGGCAAAGACCTCCCGCCATTTCTCTTGAGGACATACCCAAGATTGATTTTGTTTTGATCTCCCATAATCACTACGATCATTTAGATGAAAAAACAGTAAGAGAAATTGATAAAAAATTTAAACCACTATTTTTTGTGCCACTAAGGGTAGGAAATCATTTAAATGAATGGGGGATTTCGAACTATGTTGAGTTGGACTGGTGGGAGTACGTGGAGCTCGATGGCATACAGGTTTTTTGCACGCCGGCAAGGCATTTTTCAGCTCGATCCCTTTTTGATCGGAACGAAACCCTTTGGGCTGGTTGGTATGTGAAGGATAGGGACCACGATTTTGATTTCTACTTTGCGGGTGATACTGGATATGAAAGATTCTTTCGAGAAATCAGAGAAGAAATCGGGAAACCCAAGGTGGCTTTGATTCCCATTGGGGCTTTTGAACCACGTTGGTTCATGCAAGAAGTTCACTTGGATCCTCAGGAAGCCTTTCGGGCTTTCTTGGACCTGGATGCAGAAATCCTTTTCCCCATCCACTGGGGCACATTCTACTTAGCAGAGGAACCCATGAACTTGCCCCCGAAGTTGTTAAAAGAAACTTACGAAAACTGGAGGCAAGCTCAACCGAACCCAGCCAAAGAAGTGGCATTCCTCAAAATCGGCGAGAAAATCAAGGTTTCTTTCGAAAAAAGGTATGCTCACACGTCAAACTGA
- the asd gene encoding archaetidylserine decarboxylase (Phosphatidylserine decarboxylase is synthesized as a single chain precursor. Generation of the pyruvoyl active site from a Ser is coupled to cleavage of a Gly-Ser bond between the larger (beta) and smaller (alpha chains). It is an integral membrane protein.): MFSLKLVNGIIYPYFLMFLLASLFLLFYYRFLILRYFLLSIKIISGVLDWKGSRGKITPGRAFFAGIVGSFFPGQVVGLSVALVISEPPIVILLMIFHFLQTSLEFVLSAMSFKFRYRNESGNLETGLILGIDKYSRIRWFGILYGLFFGVLSIFYGIWNLSFVEVINQTFYQRIDWKMESSSIMILFLIFLILIFNGGIRRIGVYAKIQAYVLLLVVILSLLIIPEFFSFFASALKDFSKLFHKENFDQTISATILYFLFAEVPSYKLNIFSGFVRTNYSAKQGIATLLYPILQSLALILFSPVIYEILKNSSIPFSSFSDLPQLIFFLHTSLISSFILGFSSEPYLDVVIWAMFFSLVFSSFLTWFFSGNLILRQVLFRFHLPNFYPVVVILIFLYFIFFFYWENEKVMYVFYLLFLFLSGIVGIFSIIFALIYHILGKFELQKYEASYEGGVDFSRDLFVLLFAILPSNLISKIFGYFSLIRFPQPLMKWIILVFTKIYKINLSEIKKDLKEFRNLNEFFIRELKEEVRPIDRRKKILVSPVDATIIRRGTINEGFLIQAKDVYYTLKDLLVDPDYLPVFEGGRYIVLYLSPQDYHRIHAPYDCIVEGYTYSPGNLFPVNEPAVEGMHGLFPKNERLTTFLRTRFGRIAMVKVGATNVGRIRILYDSIRTNAWIRRKKAVRYPYKILFKKGQEIARFEMGSTVILIFEKNTVEFLETAIEGIKVKYGEKIARFQTPWNTQKR, from the coding sequence ATGTTTTCTTTGAAACTTGTCAACGGCATCATTTATCCTTATTTTTTGATGTTTCTTTTGGCGAGCTTGTTTTTGCTTTTTTACTACCGTTTTTTGATCCTTCGTTATTTTCTTTTGTCCATCAAAATTATTTCGGGGGTGTTGGATTGGAAAGGATCAAGAGGTAAAATCACACCGGGGCGTGCGTTTTTCGCAGGCATAGTGGGTTCTTTTTTTCCTGGGCAGGTGGTGGGACTTTCCGTTGCCCTGGTAATCTCTGAGCCCCCGATCGTAATTTTACTCATGATTTTCCATTTTCTTCAGACCTCGCTTGAGTTTGTTCTTTCTGCCATGAGCTTTAAGTTCCGATACCGAAACGAGTCTGGAAACTTAGAAACAGGTCTAATTTTGGGAATAGATAAGTATTCCAGAATTCGGTGGTTTGGCATTCTTTATGGATTATTTTTTGGAGTTTTGAGTATCTTCTATGGGATTTGGAATTTATCTTTTGTTGAGGTTATCAATCAAACCTTTTATCAAAGAATAGACTGGAAGATGGAGTCCTCAAGCATCATGATCTTATTTTTGATTTTCTTGATTTTGATTTTTAATGGGGGCATTCGAAGGATTGGGGTCTATGCAAAAATCCAAGCATATGTTTTACTACTTGTTGTCATACTGAGTTTGCTCATAATACCAGAGTTTTTTTCTTTTTTTGCTTCTGCTCTCAAGGATTTTTCAAAGTTGTTCCATAAAGAAAACTTCGACCAAACCATCAGTGCCACCATCCTGTATTTTCTTTTTGCTGAAGTCCCCAGCTACAAGCTCAACATCTTCTCTGGTTTCGTGCGCACGAATTATTCCGCTAAGCAAGGCATAGCTACACTTCTGTATCCCATCTTGCAGTCTTTGGCTCTGATTTTGTTTTCCCCCGTGATTTACGAAATCCTCAAAAATTCTTCTATCCCTTTTTCTTCTTTTAGTGATTTGCCGCAGCTGATTTTTTTTCTTCACACAAGTTTGATTTCTAGCTTTATCTTGGGTTTTTCTTCTGAGCCTTATCTTGATGTTGTGATTTGGGCGATGTTTTTTTCTTTGGTTTTTTCGTCGTTTTTGACTTGGTTTTTCTCTGGAAATCTAATCCTTCGGCAGGTATTGTTTCGCTTTCACTTACCTAATTTCTATCCCGTTGTAGTGATTCTGATTTTTCTTTATTTCATCTTTTTTTTCTATTGGGAGAACGAGAAAGTGATGTACGTCTTTTATCTGCTTTTTCTCTTTCTTTCTGGGATTGTGGGGATTTTTTCTATCATCTTTGCATTGATTTATCACATCCTCGGAAAGTTCGAGTTACAAAAATACGAAGCCTCTTACGAGGGTGGAGTGGATTTCTCTCGAGACTTGTTCGTTTTGTTGTTTGCCATTCTACCTTCGAATTTAATTTCCAAAATTTTTGGTTATTTTAGCCTGATTCGTTTCCCTCAACCCTTGATGAAGTGGATTATTTTGGTATTTACGAAAATCTACAAAATCAACCTATCAGAAATCAAAAAGGACCTCAAAGAGTTCCGAAATCTCAATGAGTTTTTCATTCGGGAGCTCAAAGAAGAAGTCCGTCCCATCGACAGAAGAAAAAAAATCCTTGTCTCTCCCGTGGATGCAACTATCATAAGAAGGGGAACTATCAATGAAGGATTTCTCATCCAAGCAAAAGATGTTTATTATACTTTAAAAGATCTCTTGGTTGATCCGGATTATCTACCTGTTTTTGAAGGAGGAAGGTACATTGTTTTATATTTGAGTCCTCAAGATTATCATCGCATACATGCCCCTTATGATTGCATCGTGGAAGGATATACTTACTCTCCCGGAAATCTATTCCCAGTGAATGAACCAGCAGTGGAAGGAATGCACGGATTATTTCCAAAAAACGAACGCCTAACAACCTTTTTGAGAACTCGTTTCGGCAGGATTGCGATGGTGAAAGTAGGAGCTACCAATGTTGGACGAATCCGAATTCTTTATGACTCCATCAGAACCAATGCATGGATACGAAGAAAGAAAGCCGTTCGTTATCCCTACAAAATCCTTTTCAAAAAAGGACAAGAGATAGCAAGGTTTGAAATGGGTTCGACCGTGATTTTGATTTTCGAAAAAAACACAGTAGAATTTCTTGAAACTGCCATCGAAGGTATTAAAGTAAAATATGGGGAAAAAATAGCACGATTTCAAACACCATGGAATACGCAAAAACGATAG
- a CDS encoding PAS domain-containing sensor histidine kinase, whose amino-acid sequence MEYAKTIESKFKEIEIIFDSLPIAIFAINQLFRILRLNETALKFLKENDYRSILNELCYAKIHKRNEICPFCPLMNEWNGISFDQKQYHRIEKIISKKEEKETIYKITFILVSYGRLRMIEIIEDITKEVEKQEEMIRIENLASLGTMISGIAHELNNPLTGISLNLQNLISNIPHYFENQTEKQQEVLYRLKLIQKDLLKASSIVSDILSLSRPGLKEKHPVDLIKVIHRAKDNTIRIYPVLANKIRWEIQEMESLFVLGNADKLERMFFNLFRNSLQAYDYREGVIKIQFKLYPDKVLVMVYDEAGGIPKEILKKVFIPFATTKTTSKGTGLGLSICFSIVKEHNGKIKIRSHDGKTTFYISLPLLNK is encoded by the coding sequence ATGGAATACGCAAAAACGATAGAGTCCAAATTCAAAGAAATTGAAATCATTTTTGACTCACTTCCCATTGCTATTTTTGCCATCAACCAATTGTTTCGAATCCTTCGCTTGAATGAAACAGCATTAAAATTCTTAAAAGAAAACGATTATCGTTCTATTCTCAATGAATTATGTTATGCAAAAATTCACAAAAGAAACGAAATTTGTCCTTTTTGTCCTTTGATGAATGAATGGAATGGAATCTCATTTGATCAAAAACAATATCATCGAATAGAAAAGATCATTTCCAAGAAAGAGGAAAAAGAAACCATCTACAAAATTACTTTTATTTTGGTTTCCTATGGAAGATTAAGAATGATTGAAATCATCGAAGATATCACAAAAGAAGTGGAAAAACAAGAAGAAATGATTCGTATTGAAAATTTAGCCTCTTTAGGGACCATGATTTCTGGCATTGCTCATGAACTCAACAACCCCTTGACAGGAATTTCGTTAAATTTACAAAATCTCATCTCCAACATTCCTCATTATTTCGAAAATCAAACAGAAAAACAACAAGAGGTATTATACCGACTTAAGCTAATCCAAAAGGATCTGCTAAAAGCCAGTTCGATTGTATCAGACATCTTGAGTTTATCACGTCCTGGACTGAAAGAAAAACACCCTGTTGATTTGATTAAAGTCATTCATCGAGCAAAAGATAATACCATAAGGATATATCCGGTTTTGGCAAACAAAATCCGGTGGGAAATCCAAGAAATGGAGTCTCTGTTTGTTTTAGGCAATGCAGATAAACTCGAAAGAATGTTTTTCAATCTCTTTCGGAATTCCCTTCAAGCCTATGACTACAGAGAAGGAGTGATAAAAATACAATTCAAACTTTATCCTGACAAGGTCCTCGTGATGGTTTATGATGAAGCCGGCGGAATCCCCAAAGAAATTCTAAAGAAAGTTTTTATTCCCTTTGCTACGACGAAAACGACTTCCAAAGGCACGGGATTGGGTTTGTCTATTTGTTTTAGTATTGTTAAAGAACACAATGGCAAAATCAAAATTCGCTCTCACGATGGAAAAACCACCTTTTATATTTCCTTACCCCTTCTTAATAAGTAA
- a CDS encoding response regulator, whose protein sequence is MKFYKVLIVDDIESIRVAIHDYLKSDYQVLTASNGFDALKILESQHIDIVISDIRMPDMDGITLIRKIQELYPFTKYSLITAYNINDYIKYAREYKIWNIIPKSSFLDLGFIKTMIYKLLSNDIFGFDKYFEPLQQKKIKLVELYRIAKERNANLEDRTVYHIHVHTEEERDKACEMIFLLLSKHQAPKSIRLILEELTLNARDYGSKQFQLPIKIQFGIFEKRLLLGVNDFSGKLNFQEVLRRLERNITYDLHGLPMSIHDERGRGIFIARENLDHLIFNIKENQETEVLGILDLESEFRNKTISMYKIKESSTPNIPDPKKQTLYDDIKTT, encoded by the coding sequence ATGAAGTTTTATAAAGTTTTGATCGTCGATGATATTGAATCAATTCGAGTAGCTATTCATGATTATTTGAAATCAGATTATCAAGTTCTTACAGCATCGAATGGTTTTGATGCTTTGAAGATTTTAGAATCCCAACACATCGATATTGTGATTTCTGATATTCGCATGCCAGATATGGATGGTATAACCCTAATTCGAAAAATCCAAGAACTCTACCCCTTTACAAAATACTCATTAATTACTGCCTATAATATCAACGATTACATCAAATATGCACGGGAATACAAAATTTGGAATATTATTCCTAAATCCAGTTTTTTGGACCTAGGGTTTATCAAGACAATGATTTATAAATTACTAAGTAACGATATTTTTGGTTTCGATAAGTATTTTGAGCCCTTACAGCAAAAAAAGATCAAGCTTGTAGAACTTTATCGTATAGCAAAAGAGAGAAACGCCAATTTAGAAGATCGAACCGTGTATCACATCCACGTTCATACCGAAGAAGAACGAGATAAAGCCTGCGAAATGATTTTTCTTTTATTATCAAAACATCAAGCCCCTAAAAGTATCCGTTTGATTTTGGAAGAGTTAACACTCAATGCCAGAGACTATGGTTCAAAACAATTTCAGCTACCCATTAAAATTCAGTTTGGCATATTCGAAAAAAGGCTGCTTTTGGGCGTCAACGACTTTAGTGGTAAGTTGAATTTTCAAGAAGTGCTACGTCGATTGGAAAGAAATATCACCTATGATTTACATGGACTTCCTATGTCTATTCATGATGAACGTGGAAGGGGAATCTTCATTGCTCGAGAAAACTTAGATCATTTGATTTTTAATATTAAAGAAAATCAAGAAACCGAGGTTTTAGGGATTTTGGATTTGGAAAGTGAATTTCGAAACAAAACCATATCTATGTATAAAATCAAAGAAAGTTCAACTCCAAATATTCCCGATCCAAAAAAACAAACACTTTATGATGATATAAAAACAACATAG
- a CDS encoding RNA polymerase sigma factor RpoD/SigA, which translates to MKKKTPKNKDQPKKPKLDKKVQSYKEPFDEIEFLPEQELPEEELKILEEEFIHSIELDDFESKNQRSKHTSTSDSILNWYLNEIHKIPMLTREEEYETALKSMQGDKEARNKLVRANLRFVVTIAKKYQSFGLSLMDLINEGNVGLIRAAERFNPERGYHFISYAVWWIRQSIKYAIQQKSQLIRLPLNKIAELRKLNELDNGFETQEEMNAKKNLMELSEKKFQEINHIMLLSKEHLSLDAPLVDSDDFSLVDGVHDQKVESPSNQIEFQQLREELLKSLDQLTERERKIIMLRFGLDGGPVYSLQKIGKMIGLSKERVRQIEKKALRKIRTGKNAKELSSFL; encoded by the coding sequence ATGAAAAAGAAAACACCCAAAAACAAAGATCAACCCAAAAAACCAAAGTTAGATAAAAAAGTGCAATCTTATAAAGAACCCTTTGATGAAATTGAATTTTTACCTGAACAAGAGCTTCCTGAAGAGGAGCTAAAAATCTTAGAAGAAGAGTTTATTCATTCCATTGAATTAGATGATTTTGAATCAAAAAATCAGCGTAGTAAACATACAAGCACTAGTGATTCCATCTTGAATTGGTATTTAAATGAAATTCACAAAATCCCCATGCTAACCCGAGAAGAAGAATATGAAACTGCCCTCAAATCCATGCAGGGAGATAAAGAAGCAAGAAATAAATTAGTCCGTGCCAATCTTCGCTTTGTTGTGACCATTGCTAAAAAATACCAATCCTTTGGTTTGAGCTTGATGGATTTAATTAACGAAGGAAATGTGGGTTTAATCCGTGCTGCTGAGCGTTTCAATCCCGAACGAGGTTATCACTTCATTTCCTACGCAGTGTGGTGGATACGTCAATCCATTAAGTACGCAATTCAACAAAAATCTCAGCTCATACGACTTCCTTTGAACAAAATTGCTGAATTAAGGAAGCTAAACGAATTAGACAACGGATTTGAAACTCAAGAAGAAATGAATGCAAAGAAAAACTTAATGGAGTTATCAGAAAAAAAATTCCAAGAAATCAATCATATAATGCTTCTTAGCAAAGAACATCTTAGTTTAGATGCTCCATTGGTGGACTCAGACGATTTCTCTTTGGTAGATGGAGTTCATGACCAAAAAGTCGAATCACCATCAAACCAGATTGAATTCCAACAACTCAGAGAAGAGCTACTAAAAAGTCTCGATCAGCTAACAGAAAGAGAAAGAAAAATCATCATGCTTAGGTTTGGACTCGATGGCGGACCTGTGTATTCCCTCCAAAAAATAGGAAAGATGATTGGACTTTCAAAAGAAAGGGTTCGTCAAATCGAAAAGAAAGCCTTAAGAAAAATACGAACAGGCAAAAACGCCAAAGAACTCAGCTCATTTCTATAG
- a CDS encoding toxin-antitoxin system YwqK family antitoxin: MKRIYVLVSLLFFLWLGAINANEDYFSRAQFIEKHNVYLYQDPVYEIVWYANKIKKAEGKLKNQKRQGNWKFWYENGNLKAEGTYEDGRMEGYWKFYYPNQSLHSEGNYKNNRKEGEWKFYYENGKIKSIGNFVNGIRNGEWKEYYENGQLFFQGNYKEGLANGYWVYFFPNGGFFQSGNFENDARVGVWKICIHPGGPCGEEKIDNKSPPPPSGLPKIDTPKEYSTDIKDPMKILQSFE, encoded by the coding sequence ATGAAAAGGATTTATGTTTTAGTGAGCCTTTTGTTTTTTCTTTGGCTTGGAGCTATAAATGCGAATGAAGATTATTTTTCCAGAGCTCAGTTCATAGAAAAACACAATGTATATCTTTATCAGGATCCAGTATATGAAATCGTTTGGTATGCTAACAAAATTAAAAAAGCCGAGGGAAAACTCAAAAATCAAAAAAGACAAGGAAATTGGAAGTTTTGGTATGAAAATGGAAACCTAAAAGCAGAAGGAACCTACGAAGATGGCAGAATGGAAGGGTATTGGAAATTTTATTATCCCAATCAATCCTTGCACTCAGAAGGTAATTACAAAAACAATCGAAAAGAAGGAGAATGGAAATTTTACTACGAAAATGGAAAAATAAAATCCATTGGAAATTTCGTTAATGGTATTAGAAATGGTGAGTGGAAAGAGTATTACGAAAATGGACAGTTGTTTTTTCAAGGAAATTATAAAGAGGGTTTAGCTAATGGATATTGGGTTTATTTTTTTCCGAATGGTGGTTTTTTCCAATCAGGAAATTTTGAGAATGATGCTCGAGTAGGTGTTTGGAAAATTTGTATTCATCCTGGAGGTCCATGCGGTGAAGAAAAAATTGACAACAAAAGCCCACCTCCTCCCTCTGGATTACCCAAAATTGATACCCCTAAAGAATATTCAACGGACATAAAAGATCCCATGAAAATCCTTCAGTCTTTTGAATAA
- a CDS encoding DnaA/Hda family protein gives MTISGVSLKKENILNIIKTYEYEFLQNWDLCKNQLRKLIPEPFFSHFIEPIYAFIDKEQNIILFTENEKLQKHIEIRYSEILKEIISDFYKENLKIKNILFYQQKRDYPTQTLKHKLKYAISSDIHQNQNEKNTNNIWDLDIFYPAKENYEELTKLIQVDKFFRPIYIYGKSGSGKTSLAKTWKKIHQNKVFYITIPNFINEFVLSIKRKNTITWIEKIKTHSILIFDDFQFLRPSAIKCQEEIRNLIDYSYEKNQVLVILSDRDIPYLKLEKDLYSRLLMFHKIQLHYPDYETKITLIKHYLNKYQIILPQNVIEHIAIKLMGDVRYLQSSIEKLAFSSSEPSKLRTSEIDLILQPYYDQSLNVPIEVIAEVVCNHYNISIEKILSNQKQKNVSLIRHMIAYIAVKLGNYTLSYTAKFLRKRDHTSVLYAIKKIEDLIAKDLFWKKEIEELKEKIYLSYREHQ, from the coding sequence ATGACCATTAGTGGAGTTTCTCTAAAAAAAGAAAATATTTTAAACATCATAAAAACCTATGAGTATGAATTTCTACAAAACTGGGATTTGTGCAAAAATCAATTGCGAAAACTCATTCCTGAGCCTTTTTTTAGTCACTTCATTGAACCAATATATGCATTCATTGACAAAGAGCAAAATATCATACTTTTTACCGAAAATGAAAAACTCCAAAAACATATCGAAATACGGTATAGCGAAATCCTAAAAGAAATCATAAGTGATTTTTATAAAGAAAATTTAAAAATCAAAAACATTCTGTTTTATCAACAAAAACGAGACTATCCAACACAAACCCTAAAACACAAATTAAAATACGCCATCTCCAGTGATATCCATCAAAACCAAAATGAGAAAAACACAAACAACATATGGGATTTAGATATTTTTTATCCAGCCAAAGAAAACTATGAAGAACTAACGAAATTAATCCAAGTTGATAAATTTTTTCGACCCATTTATATCTACGGGAAATCTGGTTCAGGGAAAACTTCTTTAGCAAAAACATGGAAAAAAATACACCAAAACAAGGTTTTTTATATCACAATTCCTAACTTCATCAATGAATTTGTTTTATCCATAAAAAGAAAAAATACCATCACGTGGATAGAAAAAATCAAAACCCATAGTATCTTGATATTCGATGATTTTCAATTTCTTCGTCCCTCCGCCATCAAATGCCAAGAAGAAATCCGAAATCTTATTGATTATTCTTACGAAAAAAATCAGGTTTTGGTAATCTTATCCGACCGAGATATTCCCTATCTGAAGTTAGAGAAGGACCTTTATTCTCGCTTGTTGATGTTCCATAAAATTCAGCTCCATTATCCTGATTATGAAACCAAAATCACTCTTATCAAACATTATTTAAATAAATATCAGATTATCCTGCCGCAAAACGTGATTGAACACATTGCCATAAAGCTCATGGGAGATGTGCGTTATTTACAGTCATCAATAGAAAAATTAGCTTTCTCTTCCTCAGAGCCATCAAAACTAAGAACTTCTGAAATTGATTTGATCCTTCAACCCTATTATGATCAAAGCTTAAATGTTCCTATAGAAGTGATTGCTGAGGTGGTTTGTAATCATTACAACATATCCATAGAGAAAATTTTATCCAACCAAAAGCAAAAAAACGTTTCTTTGATACGACACATGATTGCCTATATTGCCGTCAAGTTAGGAAATTACACTCTAAGCTACACAGCAAAATTTCTCAGAAAAAGGGATCATACCAGTGTTCTTTATGCCATCAAAAAGATCGAGGATTTGATTGCAAAGGACCTCTTTTGGAAAAAAGAGATTGAAGAACTCAAAGAAAAAATCTATCTTTCTTACAGAGAACATCAATAA